The following coding sequences lie in one Pseudobacteroides sp. genomic window:
- a CDS encoding DUF438 domain-containing protein, with translation MSEYINNREYRQKVLKELILELHSGKSVEDIKPRFEELIQGISPTEISEMEQGLIMEGMPVEEIQRLCDVHAAVFKGSIEEIHRPQKPEEIPGHPVHTFRLENREIERLINEKINPNLEAFKSTGSSEKLKELNGDFNRLWEIDKHYLRKENLLFPYMEKYGITAPPKVMWGVDDEIRALIKETKVLISKYNDNPGQVANKASEAVNKVSDMIFKEENILFPMVLETLSEDEWQKIAGESDELGYCLIEPEAHWKPAKVNIEEKGQEKGDIPSNNGYIKFETGILSPEELNAMLNTLPIDISFVDKDGAVKYFSQAKERIFPRTKAIIGRQVQNCHPPASVHIVEKIIEDLKSGRKDHEDFWINMRGQFVYIRYFAVRNEKNEFLGTLEVTQNIKPIKEITGEKRLVSDQ, from the coding sequence ATGAGTGAATATATTAATAACCGTGAATACAGGCAAAAGGTATTAAAGGAACTTATTTTGGAGCTTCATAGCGGAAAAAGCGTAGAAGATATCAAACCACGCTTTGAAGAGCTTATACAGGGGATTTCACCTACTGAGATTTCTGAAATGGAGCAGGGACTTATAATGGAAGGAATGCCTGTGGAAGAAATTCAACGCTTATGCGATGTACATGCTGCGGTTTTTAAGGGCTCAATAGAAGAAATTCACCGACCTCAAAAGCCGGAAGAAATACCGGGGCATCCTGTTCATACATTTAGGCTTGAAAACAGGGAGATAGAAAGGCTTATTAATGAAAAAATCAATCCCAATCTGGAAGCATTTAAAAGCACAGGCAGCAGTGAAAAATTAAAAGAGCTCAATGGCGACTTTAACCGGCTATGGGAAATAGACAAACATTATTTGAGAAAGGAAAACCTGCTTTTTCCCTATATGGAGAAGTACGGTATTACGGCTCCGCCTAAGGTTATGTGGGGAGTAGATGACGAAATACGTGCATTAATCAAAGAAACAAAAGTACTTATCTCAAAGTATAACGACAATCCGGGTCAGGTGGCGAATAAGGCAAGCGAGGCTGTAAATAAAGTGTCCGATATGATTTTCAAAGAGGAGAATATTCTTTTCCCAATGGTTTTAGAGACACTCTCTGAAGACGAATGGCAGAAGATCGCTGGGGAAAGCGATGAATTAGGCTACTGCTTAATAGAGCCAGAAGCTCATTGGAAGCCTGCTAAAGTAAATATTGAAGAAAAAGGACAAGAAAAAGGTGATATCCCATCAAATAATGGGTATATAAAGTTTGAGACAGGCATCTTATCTCCAGAAGAATTAAATGCAATGCTTAATACATTGCCTATCGACATATCATTTGTAGATAAGGATGGAGCGGTAAAATATTTTTCTCAAGCAAAGGAAAGGATATTTCCAAGAACCAAGGCTATAATAGGAAGACAGGTGCAGAATTGCCATCCCCCTGCAAGTGTTCATATAGTGGAAAAAATCATAGAGGATTTAAAGTCGGGAAGAAAAGATCATGAAGACTTCTGGATCAATATGAGAGGCCAGTTTGTATATATAAGATACTTTGCTGTAAGAAATGAAAAGAACGAATTTCTTGGTACGTTGGAAGTGACACAGAACATCAAGCCTATAAAGGAAATAACCGGTGAGAAAAGGCTGGTATCAGATCAGTGA
- a CDS encoding DUF1858 domain-containing protein, whose translation MAKTLDLSKTVYELCKEDPQLIEIMKELGFDHITNTASLNTVGRFVTIPKGTVIKSMDLEKIKSEFIKKGYNIIE comes from the coding sequence ATGGCAAAAACACTGGACTTATCAAAGACGGTATATGAATTGTGCAAAGAAGATCCGCAGTTGATTGAAATTATGAAGGAACTTGGCTTTGATCATATTACAAATACAGCGTCTTTAAATACAGTAGGCCGTTTTGTAACTATTCCCAAAGGCACGGTAATAAAAAGCATGGACTTGGAAAAAATAAAAAGTGAATTTATAAAAAAAGGGTATAACATCATAGAATAG
- a CDS encoding Crp/Fnr family transcriptional regulator yields MNKKTVCNCENCQHRLCVSRVPIFSGLAQEELSKVAALIVKKKYEKGELIIMEGSCHESLIIIDQGQVKVFRYTVEGKEQILYIFAQGDFFGEKNLMKNQEASYNVEALETTNICMINKEDFQGLLRDYPEIGIKIIEELCSRMEKIEGTVQSMGTKSIESRINGVLLDFVERYGKKHHNGILVELPLSREGIANFIGTARETVSRKLSALQDEGVIEMIGNKKILVLDVDALYK; encoded by the coding sequence GTGAATAAAAAAACAGTATGTAACTGTGAGAATTGCCAGCACCGATTGTGTGTTTCCAGGGTTCCCATTTTCTCCGGCCTGGCTCAGGAAGAATTAAGCAAGGTAGCTGCCCTTATAGTAAAAAAGAAATACGAAAAGGGTGAGCTCATAATAATGGAAGGAAGCTGCCATGAAAGCCTGATTATAATAGATCAAGGACAGGTGAAGGTTTTTCGTTATACTGTAGAAGGTAAGGAGCAGATCCTTTATATATTTGCCCAAGGCGATTTTTTTGGAGAAAAAAACCTGATGAAGAATCAGGAAGCCTCGTACAATGTGGAAGCATTGGAGACAACAAATATTTGTATGATTAACAAAGAAGATTTCCAGGGACTTTTGCGTGATTATCCGGAAATAGGTATCAAAATCATAGAAGAATTGTGCAGCCGTATGGAGAAGATTGAAGGAACAGTGCAGAGCATGGGAACTAAGAGTATAGAATCACGTATAAATGGAGTGCTATTGGACTTTGTTGAGAGATATGGCAAAAAGCATCATAACGGGATTCTTGTAGAGTTGCCTTTAAGCCGTGAAGGTATAGCCAATTTTATCGGCACCGCCAGGGAAACAGTAAGCAGAAAATTAAGTGCTCTTCAGGATGAAGGGGTTATTGAAATGATAGGAAATAAGAAGATTCTAGTACTTGATGTGGATGCTCTTTACAAATAA
- a CDS encoding DUF6448 family protein → MNKIGKVIKIAGMSIAVLAASMLSGVVVNAHCDTVDGPVVSDAKKSIEDNNINYILKWVKPEGEKELTKAFELSMKVRSLSPEAQTLADNYLFENLVRIHRAGEGAPFTGVKPSGSPVDEKILAADKSIEARDMSPLEKFIPDDHKAELKERFEKVMSLKDFDVNDVEAGREYVEAYVAFFHLAEGEESGEKHGETGEAGHTKETEASQVKEIGESHKNEVDAENSYLQYVPWILSAVFLLTSILLGIPFFKKQSGSRQA, encoded by the coding sequence ATGAATAAGATAGGAAAGGTTATCAAAATTGCAGGGATGTCTATAGCGGTTTTAGCAGCTTCAATGTTGTCTGGGGTGGTAGTTAATGCCCATTGTGATACAGTAGACGGTCCGGTTGTTTCAGATGCAAAGAAATCAATTGAGGACAATAATATTAATTACATTTTAAAATGGGTGAAGCCCGAAGGAGAGAAAGAGCTGACAAAGGCATTTGAGCTCTCAATGAAGGTAAGAAGCCTAAGCCCTGAAGCACAAACGCTTGCGGATAATTATCTTTTTGAAAACCTGGTTAGAATTCATAGAGCGGGAGAAGGTGCACCATTTACCGGAGTTAAGCCTTCTGGAAGTCCTGTGGACGAAAAAATACTGGCTGCAGACAAAAGTATTGAAGCAAGGGATATGTCACCTTTGGAAAAGTTTATACCTGATGACCATAAGGCTGAACTAAAAGAGCGATTTGAAAAAGTAATGAGCTTAAAGGATTTTGATGTTAATGATGTGGAAGCCGGGAGAGAGTATGTAGAAGCATATGTTGCCTTTTTCCATCTTGCTGAGGGTGAAGAGAGCGGAGAAAAGCATGGGGAAACCGGTGAAGCAGGGCATACTAAAGAAACCGAGGCAAGTCAAGTAAAAGAAATTGGGGAATCCCATAAAAATGAAGTTGATGCGGAAAACTCATACTTGCAGTATGTCCCATGGATTCTATCAGCAGTATTTTTGTTAACATCAATACTTTTAGGGATTCCTTTCTTTAAAAAGCAATCTGGAAGCAGACAAGCATAA